In Pantoea cypripedii, the following proteins share a genomic window:
- a CDS encoding NosD domain-containing protein, producing MLQVTSPADDGSNGTLRWALEKNNQNPGHYRIELHSTNNQPLIIKPNKPLPEIKGPVDIINSDFLKNGSYVAIDGSGYIKGVDPRSCPGAVSGQYGANVRTTTMPGLVLRDTHDVTLQGVEVRNFCIGILINRAKNNVIEDNRIVGNHGGAGIMMTGDDGKGNSTATTTERNKIIRNTFINNGDAMEATRGASFNLIADNFVTTDSVHNQEPSQGLEMLWGNDNEVIHNHFENYSDGVQLNWGNRNYIADNTFTNLSSAVTLSGTGNVVAGNIMTGNRVAVSVRPQGAPGKDGSFGINRITGPAVNRITENIMVDNGKEIKRCFAGGSCLPGYAGAIVFNVPGLEHAAFIGNRGGGISDDTSKLEKICAIDGNVAGCEPTPNKDQHAPAITRVVRNQNTLTVDGNVKGEANTEYRIEFFSNSKPTMDEAEHFLGYEMVAINAQGNGTIHYQTPLSADLQVANVTSTATTNDGATSPLSKPAPMQ from the coding sequence GTGCTACAGGTGACTTCTCCGGCTGACGATGGCAGCAATGGTACGCTGCGTTGGGCACTGGAAAAGAATAATCAAAATCCTGGTCATTATCGCATCGAATTACATTCCACTAACAACCAGCCACTGATTATTAAACCCAATAAACCGCTGCCGGAAATTAAAGGACCGGTGGATATTATTAACAGCGATTTCCTCAAAAATGGCAGCTATGTGGCTATTGACGGCTCGGGTTACATTAAAGGCGTCGATCCGCGATCCTGTCCGGGAGCCGTCAGCGGCCAGTATGGTGCGAATGTCCGTACCACCACCATGCCGGGTCTGGTGCTGCGCGATACTCATGATGTCACCCTGCAAGGGGTAGAGGTGCGTAATTTCTGTATCGGCATCCTGATCAATCGCGCCAAAAATAACGTCATTGAAGATAACCGTATTGTCGGTAACCACGGCGGTGCCGGTATTATGATGACCGGCGATGATGGTAAAGGCAACTCCACGGCAACCACCACCGAACGTAATAAAATTATCCGCAATACCTTTATTAACAATGGCGATGCAATGGAAGCCACCCGTGGCGCTTCATTCAATCTGATTGCGGATAACTTTGTCACCACGGATAGCGTACACAATCAGGAACCGTCGCAGGGCCTGGAAATGTTATGGGGTAATGACAACGAAGTGATTCATAACCACTTTGAAAATTATTCCGACGGGGTCCAGCTGAACTGGGGTAATCGTAACTATATTGCTGATAATACCTTCACCAATCTTTCTTCCGCAGTCACCTTAAGTGGTACCGGCAATGTGGTGGCGGGGAATATTATGACCGGTAACCGCGTGGCCGTATCTGTTCGTCCGCAGGGTGCGCCGGGTAAAGATGGCAGCTTTGGTATTAACCGTATTACCGGACCTGCGGTAAACCGGATCACTGAAAATATTATGGTCGACAACGGTAAAGAAATTAAACGTTGCTTTGCCGGTGGTAGTTGCCTGCCGGGTTATGCCGGAGCGATTGTATTTAATGTGCCCGGTCTGGAACATGCGGCCTTTATCGGTAATCGTGGTGGTGGTATCAGCGATGACACCAGCAAACTGGAAAAAATCTGCGCTATTGATGGCAACGTTGCCGGTTGTGAACCGACTCCGAATAAAGACCAGCACGCCCCGGCTATTACCCGTGTCGTCCGTAACCAGAACACGCTGACCGTAGACGGTAATGTGAAAGGTGAAGCCAATACCGAATACCGTATTGAGTTCTTCTCCAACAGCAAGCCGACCATGGATGAAGCTGAACATTTCCTTGGTTATGAAATGGTGGCAATTAATGCGCAAGGCAATGGCACCATTCACTATCAGACTCCGCTAAGCGCTGATTTGCAGGTTGCGAATGTAACCTCGACAGCCACCACCAATGACGGAGCAACTTCACCTTTAAGTAAGCCAGCCCCGATGCAATAA
- a CDS encoding AAA family ATPase: protein MSFDFSDRFLVKHDNEAKTIKIIERTQRLPINFFGTKVVNVNAIVGRNGSGKSTLLALLGLKKVDRRVELPAAKWFAVYHVDENTFVVEGQDSSLLKNAPYYIEKDYFFHTDIHAQSFSSDMSSLGYFDELTRSTVFLHFPLMKVRRPNYQEDTFLSFKREYLTQNDAWVYHYLTRRYQGLDSTITEQSVTLRISEHFSNNIFSGGALVKLYSDMEGFCTEDINSNFPFEKKRLLIKKRKELFVIHLLEMIINEYTLATVSAVLPESIDIKVDHAHVEKFIKLNEHVQPAQVDYPTLKNYLLTRLQKVIKLAENINGHSVHIDWMKIIQRLERLDEKCFIINDSEFIISSSLKHSDENISAILQELDNEAISRVVVARFPYKSDGESAIINKLSAIYYAIDKNIKEGWDKFIILLDEIDLHLHPEWSRCFLSMLLEVLEEFNGETDYRSADSFQVILTTHAPYIISDLPANNVIKITRNEQGILQTNRSSFGFASNIHDIINDNFFLSTTIGEFARQKIEPVIKILNSPRPLSGEELENIYAVINLVDDRFVKQKLLQMLDSKRKFNGDKQKEIMLLEDRLRQLKQELENDKD, encoded by the coding sequence ATGTCTTTTGATTTCAGTGATCGCTTTTTGGTTAAACATGATAATGAAGCTAAGACAATTAAAATCATTGAGCGCACGCAAAGATTACCCATTAACTTTTTTGGTACCAAAGTTGTTAATGTGAATGCTATCGTTGGGCGCAACGGTAGTGGTAAATCTACATTACTCGCGCTGTTGGGACTAAAAAAAGTCGATCGTCGGGTTGAATTACCCGCTGCTAAGTGGTTTGCTGTCTATCATGTCGATGAAAATACATTTGTGGTTGAAGGTCAGGACAGTTCCCTGCTGAAAAACGCACCTTACTATATAGAGAAAGATTATTTTTTCCACACTGATATACACGCGCAATCTTTCTCTTCAGATATGTCGTCGCTGGGTTATTTTGATGAGCTGACCAGAAGTACGGTTTTTTTACATTTTCCGCTCATGAAAGTGCGTCGTCCAAATTATCAGGAAGACACCTTCCTCTCATTTAAACGAGAGTATCTGACACAAAATGATGCATGGGTGTATCATTATCTGACGCGGCGCTATCAAGGTCTGGACAGCACCATTACCGAGCAATCCGTTACTCTGCGGATATCCGAACATTTTTCAAATAACATATTCTCCGGGGGGGCTCTGGTAAAACTCTATAGTGATATGGAGGGGTTCTGCACGGAAGATATTAATTCTAATTTCCCCTTTGAAAAGAAAAGATTATTAATAAAAAAGAGAAAGGAATTATTTGTCATCCATTTGCTGGAAATGATAATTAATGAGTATACACTGGCGACAGTCAGTGCAGTGTTGCCTGAATCAATTGATATTAAAGTTGACCACGCGCATGTCGAAAAGTTTATCAAACTTAATGAGCATGTCCAACCTGCACAGGTTGACTATCCCACATTGAAAAACTATTTGCTAACAAGATTGCAGAAAGTAATCAAATTGGCGGAGAATATTAACGGACATTCGGTGCATATTGACTGGATGAAAATCATACAACGTCTGGAACGCCTTGATGAGAAATGTTTTATCATCAACGATTCAGAGTTTATCATTAGTTCATCATTAAAGCACAGCGATGAAAATATCAGTGCTATTTTACAGGAACTCGATAACGAAGCCATTTCACGGGTGGTTGTGGCACGTTTTCCCTATAAAAGTGATGGTGAAAGCGCCATCATTAATAAACTTTCAGCGATTTATTATGCCATTGACAAAAATATCAAGGAGGGGTGGGATAAATTTATTATTTTGCTGGATGAGATAGATCTTCATTTGCATCCCGAATGGAGTCGCTGTTTTTTGTCTATGCTGCTTGAAGTACTGGAAGAGTTCAATGGTGAGACGGATTACCGGTCTGCTGATTCGTTCCAGGTAATTTTGACGACGCATGCTCCCTATATTATTAGTGACTTACCTGCAAATAATGTCATTAAAATAACCCGCAATGAGCAGGGGATTCTCCAGACCAACCGTTCATCCTTTGGATTTGCAAGTAATATTCATGATATTATTAATGACAATTTCTTCCTGAGTACCACTATCGGCGAATTTGCACGTCAAAAAATCGAACCTGTCATTAAGATTTTGAACAGTCCCCGGCCTCTTTCGGGAGAAGAGTTGGAAAATATTTACGCTGTCATTAATCTTGTTGATGATCGTTTTGTGAAACAAAAACTTCTGCAGATGTTGGATAGCAAGCGTAAGTTTAACGGCGATAAGCAGAAAGAAATCATGCTATTGGAAGATCGCCTCAGACAGCTTAAACAGGAGCTGGAAAATGATAAAGATTAA
- a CDS encoding UbiD family decarboxylase, translating to MSVKQTKVTDLRSALEVLSQYDDELIYTDEPVDPIAELSGVYRYVGAHGTVKRPTQIGPAMIFNKIKGYNDMRVLIGLLSSRKRVARLFGTTPENLAFMLKDSVANPIAPIVIPREQAACQEVVHLATDPNFDILKILPAPTNTPEDAGPYFTLGMCYAADPETGEHDVTIHRLCVQSKDEISMYFVPGRHLDTFRQKAEAAGKPLPISISIGVDPAIEIGACFEPPTTPLGFDELSIAGSLRNQAVELTECVTVNARAIANAEVVIEGELLPGVRVREDQNTNSGKAMPEFPGYTGAAQAEVPVIKVKAITHRRSPILQTCIGPSDEHTNMAGIPTEASILQMVERALPGFVQTVHCPTPGTGKYLAVLQVKKRTPADEGRQRQAALLAFSAFSELKHVMLVDEDVDVFDINDVVWAMTTRYQGDVDTVFIPGVRCHPLDPSSDPAYSPSVRDHGIACKTIFDCTVPYHLKANFHRSEFLEVDVNRFIPGFNKNKEAACQGL from the coding sequence ATGTCTGTTAAGCAAACGAAAGTCACCGATTTGCGTTCCGCACTGGAAGTGTTAAGCCAGTACGATGATGAATTGATCTACACCGATGAACCAGTAGACCCGATTGCGGAGTTATCCGGGGTTTACCGCTATGTTGGTGCGCACGGTACCGTGAAACGCCCAACGCAAATCGGTCCGGCTATGATTTTCAACAAAATCAAAGGCTATAACGATATGCGGGTGCTGATTGGCCTGCTTTCTTCACGTAAACGTGTGGCACGCCTGTTTGGTACCACGCCGGAAAACCTGGCGTTTATGTTGAAAGATTCCGTTGCTAACCCGATCGCGCCGATTGTCATCCCACGCGAACAGGCAGCCTGCCAGGAAGTGGTTCATCTGGCCACCGATCCGAATTTCGATATCCTGAAAATTCTGCCTGCGCCGACCAATACCCCGGAAGATGCCGGTCCCTATTTCACTCTGGGTATGTGTTATGCCGCCGACCCTGAAACCGGCGAGCACGACGTCACCATTCACCGTTTATGCGTGCAGAGCAAAGACGAAATCTCGATGTATTTCGTGCCGGGCCGCCATCTGGATACCTTCCGTCAGAAAGCGGAAGCCGCCGGTAAACCGCTGCCGATTTCTATCAGCATCGGTGTCGATCCAGCGATTGAGATTGGTGCCTGCTTTGAGCCGCCAACAACGCCGCTGGGCTTTGATGAGCTGTCCATCGCCGGTAGCCTGCGCAACCAGGCGGTTGAATTAACCGAATGTGTGACCGTAAATGCACGCGCCATTGCCAATGCTGAAGTGGTGATTGAAGGCGAATTGCTGCCAGGCGTGCGGGTACGTGAAGACCAGAACACCAACTCCGGCAAAGCGATGCCTGAATTCCCCGGTTATACCGGTGCAGCCCAGGCCGAAGTTCCGGTGATTAAAGTGAAAGCTATCACCCATCGTCGTTCTCCGATTCTGCAAACCTGTATCGGCCCAAGCGATGAACACACCAACATGGCCGGTATCCCGACCGAAGCCAGTATCCTGCAAATGGTTGAACGCGCGCTGCCTGGTTTTGTGCAGACCGTGCATTGCCCGACTCCGGGTACCGGCAAATATCTGGCGGTGTTGCAGGTGAAAAAACGCACTCCGGCTGATGAAGGACGTCAGCGCCAGGCGGCTCTGCTGGCTTTCTCTGCCTTCTCCGAACTGAAACATGTGATGCTGGTGGATGAAGACGTGGATGTGTTCGATATCAACGACGTCGTCTGGGCGATGACCACCCGCTACCAGGGCGATGTGGATACCGTGTTTATCCCTGGCGTACGCTGCCATCCGCTCGATCCGTCTTCCGATCCGGCTTACAGCCCATCGGTACGCGATCACGGTATTGCCTGCAAAACGATTTTTGACTGCACCGTGCCTTATCACCTGAAAGCCAATTTCCACCGCAGCGAATTTCTCGAAGTGGATGTAAATCGCTTTATCCCAGGTTTTAACAAAAATAAGGAGGCAGCATGTCAGGGTCTGTAG
- a CDS encoding LysR substrate-binding domain-containing protein, producing MDYRHLHAFVVLAEELHFGKAALRLNIAQPALSQYIKALEKELEFELFTRDRRHVALTFEGEQLVEEARIASSHYVKFRDNARSLRLGYRGQIKLGYVGSSILDPALTLLINGYRKRKPDIDIVIEERNVHEQLTLLLTNQIDVALVRSPVPRYDHLAYLDLATRPLIAVLPRSHALACQPRIALAQLATEPFLMQEDPPGVGLGWSALNACQQAGFVPQKIQPTRDVSVAIGLVSMGMGVTLVPETQRSVMIPDVSYCFLQDQHATSTLTMSWQQEIKNKALHDFIQFARELTQ from the coding sequence ATGGATTACCGGCATTTACACGCATTCGTGGTACTGGCGGAGGAGCTGCATTTTGGCAAGGCGGCACTGCGCCTCAACATCGCCCAACCGGCGTTAAGTCAATACATTAAGGCGCTGGAAAAGGAGCTGGAATTCGAGCTATTCACCCGTGACAGGCGGCATGTGGCGCTGACTTTTGAAGGCGAACAGCTGGTGGAAGAAGCGCGCATTGCATCAAGTCACTACGTTAAGTTTCGCGACAATGCCCGCAGCCTGCGCCTGGGTTATCGTGGGCAGATCAAGCTCGGTTACGTTGGGTCTTCCATCCTCGATCCGGCGCTCACACTGTTAATTAATGGTTATCGTAAGCGGAAACCGGACATCGATATCGTGATTGAAGAACGTAATGTTCACGAACAACTTACACTTTTGTTAACTAATCAAATAGATGTCGCGTTGGTTCGTTCACCGGTGCCACGATATGATCATCTGGCCTATCTCGATCTTGCCACCCGCCCGCTGATTGCGGTGCTGCCGCGCAGCCATGCGCTGGCCTGCCAGCCGCGTATTGCGTTAGCGCAACTTGCTACTGAACCGTTTTTGATGCAGGAAGACCCGCCAGGCGTCGGGCTGGGCTGGTCGGCACTGAACGCCTGCCAGCAGGCAGGATTTGTGCCGCAAAAAATCCAGCCGACCCGTGATGTCTCGGTGGCCATTGGTCTGGTTTCGATGGGAATGGGGGTGACGCTGGTACCTGAGACCCAGCGTTCGGTGATGATACCGGACGTCAGCTACTGCTTTTTGCAGGATCAGCACGCCACCTCCACGCTGACCATGAGCTGGCAGCAGGAGATAAAAAATAAGGCATTACATGATTTTATCCAGTTTGCCCGCGAGCTGACGCAGTAG
- the aroD gene encoding type I 3-dehydroquinate dehydratase gives MNLRKNVLAISLLLALPGVTNAIAATSAPAAAVSVRHAEPIVIRQTAIGEGMPKVIIPTTGATADQVLAQAKAIGANPDADLIEYRIDYLNFATDAAQVGALGKQVAADVQGKPLILTFRTQSEGGAKAISDKDYGKLYLALIKDHFIDILDVEMFRDPAVIHQVVTAAHQAGIKVVMSSHDFHKTPSTSEIVARLRKQDSMGADILKIAVMPHDSGDVVKLIDATAQIRNQYSRKPLLTMSMGGLGAVSRLSGEVFGDDLTFGMLGTPSAPGQVDAAQLHQVLKTIDVALNGH, from the coding sequence ATGAACTTGCGTAAAAATGTATTAGCGATTTCTCTGCTGCTGGCCTTGCCGGGCGTCACCAACGCCATCGCTGCCACCAGCGCACCTGCAGCCGCAGTTAGCGTGCGTCACGCAGAACCGATTGTTATCCGCCAGACTGCGATTGGCGAAGGCATGCCGAAAGTCATCATTCCGACCACGGGTGCGACAGCCGACCAGGTTTTGGCACAGGCGAAAGCCATCGGTGCCAACCCGGATGCCGATTTGATTGAATATCGTATTGATTACCTGAATTTTGCCACTGACGCCGCCCAGGTCGGTGCGCTCGGTAAACAGGTTGCCGCAGACGTACAAGGTAAACCGTTAATCCTGACTTTCCGTACTCAATCCGAAGGTGGCGCGAAAGCCATCAGCGATAAGGATTATGGCAAGTTATATCTGGCGCTGATTAAAGACCATTTCATCGATATTCTTGATGTGGAAATGTTCCGCGATCCAGCGGTGATTCATCAGGTGGTGACTGCGGCCCACCAGGCGGGGATTAAAGTGGTGATGTCCAGCCATGATTTCCACAAAACCCCATCAACCAGTGAGATCGTCGCCCGTCTGCGTAAACAAGACAGCATGGGTGCCGATATCCTGAAAATCGCGGTGATGCCGCATGATTCCGGTGATGTGGTGAAATTGATCGATGCGACTGCGCAGATTCGTAATCAATATTCACGCAAACCGCTGCTGACCATGTCGATGGGCGGCCTGGGTGCCGTTTCACGCTTGTCCGGTGAAGTGTTTGGCGACGATTTGACTTTCGGTATGTTGGGCACGCCTTCAGCGCCGGGTCAGGTTGATGCTGCTCAACTGCATCAGGTATTGAAAACTATTGATGTTGCGCTGAACGGTCATTAA
- a CDS encoding lysozyme inhibitor LprI family protein, translating to MSLQRNILASMLLLGATAPAMAASFDCTRASTAQEKLICQNPQLSALDETLAAAYRNKMSGLSGNDAAQLKQSQRDWLKQLRSHGTEANQLQADYQQRIAALSTSATSPAVAAKAPVADVPAATAVMPVSQQPLTKAHYIYYQGSTTPEPYNPPRRANITYILPPDAVIIVTGTYQCGFDNIPDPANGTAYTLVSLQVGTDSIDMLNQHFSLVQIKHQPKDPKRNVPSFVLKEFRSADNQTITTKQFDEFHLIFTGVIKGINVRKACELDH from the coding sequence ATGTCTCTCCAACGCAATATCCTGGCTTCCATGCTGTTACTCGGCGCAACTGCTCCGGCGATGGCGGCCTCTTTTGACTGCACCCGCGCCAGCACTGCGCAGGAAAAACTGATTTGCCAGAATCCACAGCTCTCGGCATTGGATGAAACCTTAGCCGCCGCTTATCGCAACAAGATGTCTGGCCTTAGCGGCAACGATGCGGCGCAGTTAAAACAATCGCAACGTGACTGGCTGAAACAACTGCGCAGTCACGGTACCGAAGCGAACCAATTGCAGGCGGACTACCAGCAACGTATCGCGGCACTCAGCACCTCGGCGACTTCTCCTGCGGTAGCAGCCAAAGCGCCGGTCGCGGATGTTCCCGCAGCAACTGCTGTCATGCCCGTGTCGCAACAACCGCTCACCAAGGCTCATTATATCTATTATCAGGGCTCCACCACGCCGGAACCCTATAATCCGCCTCGCCGCGCCAATATTACCTACATCCTGCCACCCGATGCGGTGATTATCGTGACCGGCACCTACCAATGCGGCTTCGATAATATCCCGGACCCGGCCAACGGTACCGCCTACACGCTGGTTTCTCTCCAGGTGGGAACCGATAGTATCGATATGCTGAATCAACATTTCTCTTTGGTGCAGATTAAGCATCAGCCTAAAGATCCAAAGCGTAATGTTCCTTCTTTTGTGCTGAAGGAATTTCGCTCTGCCGATAACCAGACTATCACTACCAAGCAATTCGATGAGTTTCATCTGATTTTCACCGGTGTTATCAAGGGCATCAACGTCAGGAAGGCATGCGAGCTTGACCACTGA
- a CDS encoding UbiX family flavin prenyltransferase — MSGSVVRNSGKPRVIVGISGASGFSYGVQALRYLRQLDVESHLVISPAGHLNREHETDLSAEDVAELADVVYPIRAVGAAIASGSFRTLGMLVAPCSMHTLAAIANGLTDNLLTRAADVVLKERRRLVLMVRETPLHLGHIRNMQQATESGAIVFPPVPALYARPQSVEEIIAHSVARALGLMDLDCADLPRWGEDVTLMTRSNKS; from the coding sequence ATGTCAGGGTCTGTAGTTCGTAACAGTGGTAAACCTCGGGTGATTGTGGGCATTAGCGGTGCCTCCGGTTTTTCTTATGGCGTACAGGCATTGCGCTATTTACGTCAGCTGGATGTGGAGAGCCATCTGGTGATCTCTCCGGCGGGGCATCTTAATCGTGAACATGAAACCGACCTCAGCGCAGAGGATGTGGCGGAGTTAGCCGATGTGGTTTATCCCATCCGTGCCGTAGGGGCGGCGATCGCCAGCGGTTCATTCCGCACCCTCGGCATGCTGGTGGCGCCCTGTTCGATGCATACCCTGGCGGCTATCGCCAACGGCCTGACCGACAATCTGCTGACGCGTGCTGCTGATGTGGTATTAAAAGAGCGGCGCAGGCTGGTCCTGATGGTGCGGGAAACCCCGCTCCATCTGGGACATATCCGCAATATGCAACAGGCGACCGAATCCGGCGCGATTGTTTTCCCGCCGGTGCCTGCGCTCTATGCCAGGCCGCAAAGTGTGGAAGAGATTATTGCGCATAGCGTTGCACGCGCTCTGGGGCTGATGGATCTGGATTGTGCCGATCTGCCGCGCTGGGGAGAAGACGTGACTTTAATGACCAGGAGTAATAAATCGTGA
- a CDS encoding helix-turn-helix transcriptional regulator, with product MTDDHEKSRLIQQLSAVMDAFASVSGHHVEVVLHDLTQPESSVVKIINGHVSGRKPGSSLLDGPENDRGFLGLLNLDALPSSTEPAVFPNYPTASLQGTPLRSSTALFKDENGKPALALCFNADNHAIEAARDALAMLLPQSSSKDEGEAGLEEKMDEIIRSCIPPTGQLRTGTSKKEKVEIVRQMQNKGMFIVRGGVEKAAKVLGVTRYTIYNYLDEIKKKSA from the coding sequence ATGACAGACGATCACGAAAAATCACGCCTGATACAGCAACTGAGTGCAGTTATGGATGCCTTTGCTTCGGTCTCAGGTCATCATGTTGAGGTGGTACTTCACGATCTCACCCAGCCTGAATCCTCCGTGGTAAAAATCATCAATGGTCATGTCTCCGGCAGAAAGCCCGGCAGTTCCCTGCTGGATGGCCCGGAGAATGATCGCGGATTTCTCGGCCTGCTGAATCTGGATGCCCTGCCGTCCAGCACTGAACCCGCAGTTTTTCCCAATTACCCGACCGCAAGTTTGCAGGGCACCCCGCTGCGGAGTTCAACCGCATTGTTTAAAGATGAAAACGGCAAACCCGCACTGGCGCTGTGTTTCAACGCTGACAATCATGCGATAGAGGCGGCGCGCGATGCGCTGGCTATGCTCCTTCCGCAGAGCAGCAGCAAAGATGAGGGCGAAGCCGGGCTGGAAGAAAAGATGGATGAGATCATCCGCAGCTGTATCCCTCCAACCGGGCAGCTCAGAACCGGCACCAGTAAAAAAGAGAAAGTTGAAATCGTGCGGCAGATGCAGAACAAGGGAATGTTTATTGTGCGCGGTGGTGTGGAAAAGGCGGCTAAAGTGCTCGGTGTCACCCGCTACACCATTTACAACTATCTGGATGAAATCAAAAAGAAGAGTGCGTAA
- a CDS encoding RidA family protein has product MNQAVKNYASNLPFPFAAATETNGVLYLSGQVSMTAHAEPLYGDIATQTANILASIRHTLVALGSSLESIFKVTVWLSDMKHFAEFNQEYAKWFEHGYPARSVVSSKLAFDLDVEIEVQAVAQKTLAEQVS; this is encoded by the coding sequence ATGAATCAGGCAGTTAAAAATTATGCCAGCAACCTGCCGTTTCCTTTTGCGGCGGCGACTGAAACCAACGGTGTGCTTTATCTTTCCGGCCAGGTGTCGATGACGGCACATGCAGAGCCGCTGTACGGCGATATTGCCACGCAGACCGCCAATATTCTTGCCAGTATCCGGCACACATTGGTAGCGCTGGGATCCAGTCTGGAGAGTATTTTTAAGGTTACGGTCTGGTTGTCAGACATGAAGCATTTCGCTGAATTTAATCAGGAATATGCAAAGTGGTTCGAGCATGGTTATCCAGCCCGTTCGGTGGTCAGCAGCAAGCTGGCTTTTGATCTGGATGTAGAAATCGAAGTGCAGGCCGTCGCCCAAAAAACCTTAGCAGAACAGGTGAGTTAA
- a CDS encoding DUF554 domain-containing protein, whose product MIIGPYINGSAVLIGGIVGALLSSRLPERIRTSMPLIFGAASMCMGIVLVVKVSHMPVMVLSVILGALLGELCYLEKGIGKLGSKARGLVEMFVSSGAQDQESQEQFLQSYVAIIVLFCASGTGIFGSMHEGMTGDTSVLIAKSFLDLFTAAIFATSLGFAVAVVAVPQLIIQLLLAYGAVFILPLTTPAMQADFSAVGGVLMFATGFRICGIKIFPVANMLPALVLAMPISSLWTSFF is encoded by the coding sequence GTGATTATTGGACCCTATATCAATGGCTCTGCCGTCCTGATTGGCGGCATTGTCGGTGCGCTGCTCAGTTCGCGCTTGCCCGAGCGTATCAGAACCTCCATGCCGCTGATCTTCGGCGCAGCCTCAATGTGTATGGGGATTGTGCTGGTGGTGAAAGTCAGCCATATGCCGGTGATGGTGCTATCGGTAATCCTTGGCGCACTGCTCGGTGAGTTGTGTTATCTCGAAAAAGGCATCGGTAAGCTGGGCAGCAAGGCACGTGGGCTGGTGGAGATGTTTGTCAGTTCAGGTGCGCAGGATCAGGAATCGCAGGAGCAATTTCTGCAAAGCTATGTGGCGATTATCGTGCTGTTTTGCGCCAGCGGCACCGGGATATTTGGTTCAATGCACGAAGGCATGACCGGCGATACCAGCGTCCTGATTGCGAAATCGTTCCTTGATCTGTTCACTGCGGCGATCTTTGCCACGTCACTGGGTTTTGCCGTGGCAGTGGTGGCGGTGCCACAGTTAATTATTCAGTTGCTGCTGGCTTATGGCGCGGTATTTATTTTACCGCTGACCACCCCAGCGATGCAGGCGGACTTCTCAGCGGTAGGCGGCGTATTAATGTTCGCTACTGGCTTCCGTATTTGCGGCATTAAAATCTTCCCGGTGGCAAATATGTTACCTGCGCTGGTTTTAGCCATGCCGATTTCGTCGTTGTGGACCAGTTTCTTTTAA
- a CDS encoding pyridoxal-phosphate dependent enzyme, translating into MPLHLNTPLLNSRPLSQLTGSQVWLKMDALQPSGSFKIRGVGLACHHYVQQGARRFISSSGGNAGLAVAYAGRTLGIPVTVIVPESTPIRARELLRLEQAEVIVHGVSWQEANQYAQSLLSATDAFIHPFDDPLLWQGHASLVDEVVAAGVHPDAVVLSVGGGGLLSGVIAGLQRNGLPDVPVIAVETAGAASFHAAIRAGHAVEIDRINTVATSLGAKKVCDQAVKLAGEHPVISEVVTDEEALRACRLFIDDHRVLTEPACGASLACLYQQKAVMQPYRNPLVVVCGGATLSLEQLLNA; encoded by the coding sequence ATGCCATTACACCTCAACACGCCATTGTTGAATTCCCGCCCTCTGAGCCAGCTTACCGGCAGCCAGGTCTGGTTAAAGATGGATGCGCTGCAACCCTCGGGTTCATTTAAGATCAGAGGAGTGGGTCTGGCTTGTCATCACTATGTTCAGCAGGGCGCGCGTCGTTTTATCTCGTCCTCCGGCGGTAATGCCGGGCTGGCGGTGGCGTACGCAGGCCGAACTCTGGGCATCCCGGTGACGGTTATCGTGCCGGAGTCCACCCCCATCCGCGCCAGAGAACTGCTCAGGCTGGAACAGGCCGAGGTGATCGTCCATGGCGTGTCCTGGCAGGAAGCGAACCAGTATGCGCAATCGTTGTTAAGCGCAACCGATGCCTTTATTCATCCTTTTGATGATCCGTTGCTGTGGCAGGGACATGCCTCGCTGGTCGATGAGGTAGTGGCTGCCGGTGTGCACCCCGATGCGGTGGTGCTGTCGGTGGGTGGAGGTGGTTTGTTATCCGGTGTTATTGCGGGCTTACAGCGCAACGGTTTGCCGGATGTGCCGGTGATTGCGGTGGAAACGGCAGGTGCAGCATCGTTTCACGCGGCCATCAGGGCAGGGCACGCGGTTGAAATCGACCGCATCAACACGGTTGCCACCAGCCTCGGCGCGAAAAAGGTCTGCGACCAGGCAGTAAAACTTGCCGGGGAGCATCCGGTGATCAGCGAAGTGGTGACAGATGAAGAGGCATTGCGTGCCTGTCGCCTGTTTATCGATGACCATCGGGTGCTAACCGAACCTGCCTGTGGGGCGAGCCTGGCCTGTTTATACCAGCAAAAAGCGGTGATGCAGCCTTATCGCAACCCGCTGGTGGTGGTGTGTGGCGGCGCAACGCTGTCGCTTGAACAATTGCTGAATGCCTGA